CTGAAGAATCCACCCCAGGGCGAAGAAGCCTTTCTGCTGGACCTGATCACCTACCGCGTTCCTGCCGGTGTTGACATGGCTGCCAAAGTCAAGGCCAGCTACCTGGCTGCCGTGGCCCACGGCACCGAAAAATGCTCCCTGATTTCGCGTGAAAAAGCCACGCAACTGCTGGGCACCATGCTGGGCGGCTACAACATCAGCCCGATGGTTGAACTGCTCGATGACGCGGAAGACAGCGTGGCCACGCAAGCGGCCAGCGGCCTGAAGAACACCCTGCTGATGTTCGACCAGTTCCATGACGTCCAGGAAAAAGCCGAAAAAGGCAACAAATACGCCAAAGCCGTGCTGCAAAGCTGGGCCGACGCTGAATGGTTCACCAGCCGCCCCGAAGTGCCCGAATCGATCCAGCTGACCGTGTTCAAGGTCGCTGGCGAGATCAATACCGATGACCTGTCGCCCGCGCCCGACGCCTGGAGCCGCCCCGACATTCCGCTGCATGCGCTGGCCATGCACAAGAATGCCCGTCCCGGCGTCACGCCTGAAGAAGACGGCAAGCGCGGCCCGGTCAGGTTCATCGAAGAACTCAAGGCCAAGGGCAACCTGGTGGCTTATGTTGGCGACGTGGTCGGAACAGGTTCCTCGCGCAAGTCCGCCACCAACTCGGTGCTGTGGTTCACCGGCGAAGACATTCCCTTCGTGCCGAACAAGCGCTTTGGCGGCGTCTGCCTGGGCAGCAAAATCGCCCCGATTTTCTACAACACCATGGAAGACTCGGGCGCGCTGCCCATCGAACTCGACGTGAGCCAGATGGCCATGGGCGACGTGATCGAGCTGCGTCCCTACGACGGCAAGGCGCTCAAAGACGGCCAGGTCATCGCCGAGTTCAAGCTGAAAAGTGATGTGCTGTTTGACGAAGTGCGCGCCGGCGGCCGCATTCCGCTGATCGTCGGCCGTGGCCTGACCGCCAAGGCGCGCTTTGCGCTGGGCCTGCCGGTATCAACCCTGTTCCGCCTGCCGCAGAACCCCGAAGACAGCGGCCGTGGCTTCACGCTGGCGCAAAAAATGGTCGGCCGCGCGGTTGGCCTGCCTGAAGGCCAGGGCGTTCGTCCCGGCACCTATTGCGAACCCAAGATGACCTCGGTCGGCTCGCAGGACACCACCGGCCCGATGACCCGCGACGAGCTGAAAGACCTGGCCTGCCTGGGTTTCTCCGCCGATCTGGTCATGCAATCGTTCTGCCATACCGCCGCTTACCCCAAGCCGGTCGATGTGAAGATGCACCACGAACTGCCCGACTTCATGAGCGACCGTGGCGGTATCCCGCTGCGTCCGGGCGACGGCATCATCCACAGCTGGCTTAACCGCATGCTGCTGCCCGACACCGTCGGCACCGGCGGCGACAGCCACACGCGTTTCCCCATCGGCATCAGCTTTCCGGCCGGCTCCGGCCTGGTGGCTTTTGGCGCGGCCACCGGCGTGATGCCGCTGGACATGCCCGAAAGCGTGCTGGTCCGCTTCAAGGGCGAACTGCAACCCGGCATCACCCTGCGTGATCTGGTCAACGCGATTCCGCTGTACGCCATCAAGGCCGGCTTGCTGACCGTCGCCAAGCAGGGCAAGGTCAACATTTTCTCGGGCCGCATTCTCGAAATCGAAGGCTTGCCAGACCTGAAGGTCGAGCAGGCGTTCGAATTGAGCGATGCCTCGGCCGAGCGTTCCGCAGGCGGCTGCACGGTGCACCTGAACAAGGAACCGATCATCGAGTACATCAACAGCAACATCACGATGCTCAAGTGGATGATTGCCACGGGTTACTCGGACGTGCGCACCATCAAGCGCCGCATTGCCGCGATGGAAAAGTGGCTGGCCGACCCGCAATTGCTCAAGGGCGATGCCGATGCCGAATACGCCGCCGTCATTGAAAT
This DNA window, taken from Polaromonas hydrogenivorans, encodes the following:
- the acnB gene encoding bifunctional aconitate hydratase 2/2-methylisocitrate dehydratase is translated as MSSGFLQTYRSHVAERAVLGIPPLPLSAQQTGEVIELLKNPPQGEEAFLLDLITYRVPAGVDMAAKVKASYLAAVAHGTEKCSLISREKATQLLGTMLGGYNISPMVELLDDAEDSVATQAASGLKNTLLMFDQFHDVQEKAEKGNKYAKAVLQSWADAEWFTSRPEVPESIQLTVFKVAGEINTDDLSPAPDAWSRPDIPLHALAMHKNARPGVTPEEDGKRGPVRFIEELKAKGNLVAYVGDVVGTGSSRKSATNSVLWFTGEDIPFVPNKRFGGVCLGSKIAPIFYNTMEDSGALPIELDVSQMAMGDVIELRPYDGKALKDGQVIAEFKLKSDVLFDEVRAGGRIPLIVGRGLTAKARFALGLPVSTLFRLPQNPEDSGRGFTLAQKMVGRAVGLPEGQGVRPGTYCEPKMTSVGSQDTTGPMTRDELKDLACLGFSADLVMQSFCHTAAYPKPVDVKMHHELPDFMSDRGGIPLRPGDGIIHSWLNRMLLPDTVGTGGDSHTRFPIGISFPAGSGLVAFGAATGVMPLDMPESVLVRFKGELQPGITLRDLVNAIPLYAIKAGLLTVAKQGKVNIFSGRILEIEGLPDLKVEQAFELSDASAERSAGGCTVHLNKEPIIEYINSNITMLKWMIATGYSDVRTIKRRIAAMEKWLADPQLLKGDADAEYAAVIEIDLADIHEPIVACPNDPDDVKTLSDVAGAAIDEVFIGSCMTNIGHFRAASKLLEGKRDIPVKLWMAPPTKMDAKQLSEEGHYGVLGSAGARMEMPGCSLCMGNQAQVKEGATVFSTSTRNFPNRLGKNSFVYLGSAELAAICSKLGRIPTKAEYMADMTVLTAASDKVYQYLNFDQVKDYTDMADTVKDSVAA